A stretch of Paenibacillus mucilaginosus 3016 DNA encodes these proteins:
- a CDS encoding response regulator produces MYKVLLVDDERMILDGISQVVDWAAAGTQLAGTARNGIEAYDAIVQDPPHIVISDIRMPGMDGLQLVEKVHREFPQIRFILLSGFSEFEYAKTAMKNGVRHYLLKPCNENKIVEALAELTEELQQSRRRDDFVRSMREGLEKVLPHVKEQFLKEFVTNKTYGSGDWEYYRKLFHIETDTRTIRLIVFRLEGAFEFEHLFAVKNIAGELLEQAVLSSTVGDHVLMAIEGSGDVKSLLERLEGIRTTFLQYYRIDLTIALSEPGDIVHSRQLYKQAMACLNHRFYLGEGSVITEADLAEVAPAVDGGEPAFDAEKWTLPIKSGHWEDAEREIDAMFAGLAERRLDIHTAKSYVIQWFMEMIRLCEPAERNANMGRLVPLLELDTLQAIALFFKRMAQEIARRNYEQTRCKQSAILSKVMEIIDAQLGNPELSLQWVAHEMLYMNADYLGKLFKKESGEKFSNYVMKQRVKKATELLGQGGDVKIFELAERLGFGDNPQYFSQVFKKYAGCTPSEYMKSS; encoded by the coding sequence ATGTATAAAGTACTCTTGGTCGACGACGAACGGATGATTCTCGACGGGATCTCGCAGGTGGTCGATTGGGCGGCGGCGGGGACGCAGCTGGCCGGCACCGCCCGCAACGGCATCGAAGCCTACGATGCGATCGTGCAGGATCCGCCGCACATCGTCATCAGCGATATCCGGATGCCGGGGATGGACGGCCTGCAGCTGGTGGAGAAGGTGCACCGGGAGTTCCCGCAGATCCGCTTCATCCTGCTCTCGGGCTTCAGCGAGTTCGAGTATGCGAAGACGGCGATGAAGAACGGGGTGCGGCATTACCTGCTTAAACCGTGTAACGAGAATAAGATCGTCGAAGCGCTCGCCGAGCTGACCGAAGAGCTGCAGCAGTCGCGGCGACGGGATGATTTTGTGCGCTCGATGCGCGAAGGGCTCGAGAAGGTGCTGCCCCATGTCAAGGAGCAGTTCTTGAAGGAATTCGTGACGAACAAAACCTACGGCAGCGGAGACTGGGAGTACTACCGCAAGCTGTTTCATATCGAGACGGATACCCGTACGATCCGGCTCATCGTCTTCCGGCTCGAGGGAGCTTTCGAGTTCGAGCACCTTTTCGCCGTGAAGAACATCGCGGGCGAGCTGCTGGAGCAGGCGGTGCTTAGCTCCACGGTCGGCGACCATGTGCTCATGGCCATCGAGGGCAGCGGCGATGTCAAGTCGCTGCTGGAGCGGCTCGAGGGCATCCGCACCACGTTCCTCCAGTATTACCGGATCGACCTCACGATCGCGCTCAGCGAGCCGGGGGACATCGTGCACAGCCGGCAGCTGTACAAGCAGGCGATGGCCTGTCTCAATCACCGCTTCTACCTGGGCGAGGGCAGCGTCATCACCGAGGCGGATCTGGCCGAAGTCGCGCCTGCAGTCGATGGCGGGGAGCCGGCCTTCGATGCGGAGAAGTGGACGCTGCCGATCAAGAGCGGTCACTGGGAGGATGCGGAGCGGGAGATCGATGCGATGTTCGCCGGCCTCGCGGAGCGGCGTCTTGATATCCACACGGCGAAGTCGTATGTCATCCAGTGGTTCATGGAGATGATCCGGCTCTGCGAGCCGGCGGAGCGCAATGCGAACATGGGGCGCCTGGTGCCGCTGCTCGAGCTTGACACCCTGCAGGCGATCGCGCTGTTCTTCAAGCGGATGGCCCAGGAGATCGCCCGCCGCAACTACGAGCAGACGCGCTGCAAGCAGTCGGCGATCCTCTCCAAGGTGATGGAGATCATCGATGCCCAGCTCGGCAATCCGGAGCTGTCCCTGCAGTGGGTGGCCCATGAGATGCTGTACATGAATGCGGATTACCTCGGCAAGCTGTTCAAGAAGGAGAGCGGCGAGAAATTTTCCAACTACGTCATGAAGCAGCGGGTCAAGAAAGCGACGGAGCTGCTCGGCCAGGGAGGCGACGTCAAGATCTTCGAGCTGGCCGAACGCCTCGGCTTCGGCGACAATCCGCAGTATTTCTCCCAAGTGTTCAAGAAATACGCGGGCTGCACGCCATCCGAGTACATGAAATCGTCCTGA
- a CDS encoding ABC transporter substrate-binding protein — protein MKKPITALLSLALVLTGCGGSNTPAGGNAADGGTAAKTENASGTKEPIKLRMAWWGGQARHDYTLKVIELYQQKNPHVKIEAEYASFDDYWKKLAPQAAANGLPDILQMDISYLTQYGGRGQLEDLTPYTKNGTLDVSSISPNIISAGQLDGKLYAMTTGVNALAHLMDFEMLKKIGVEPPKKDWTWDDLEQIAVKAKAAGKIMGGYRPDVFFAYYLRTVDQKMYSADGSTLGYTDDKHFVDYFKRQQKWYEAGYYLTLDKEAQKKGTPEDDEVTLGNSITSNGWSNQYIGLVNAAKRPLELQPMVGPNANKGMFLKPSMYLSVTKSSKHKEEAAKFIDFFINDIEANKIIKGERGVPVSSKVKEALKPLLKPEEVKVFDYVAWAEQNSSPMDPPNPIGSIEIEKLLKDLNEQMMYKKITPEDAAAKFRKDANAILAKNKK, from the coding sequence ATGAAAAAACCGATCACAGCACTGCTCTCTCTTGCACTTGTACTGACTGGCTGCGGCGGAAGCAATACACCGGCCGGCGGGAATGCGGCGGACGGCGGTACCGCAGCCAAAACCGAAAACGCTTCCGGGACGAAGGAGCCTATCAAGCTGAGGATGGCCTGGTGGGGCGGACAGGCCCGCCACGATTACACGCTGAAGGTCATCGAGCTCTATCAGCAGAAGAACCCGCATGTGAAGATCGAAGCGGAGTACGCTTCCTTCGACGACTACTGGAAGAAGCTGGCCCCGCAGGCGGCGGCGAACGGACTGCCGGACATTCTTCAGATGGACATCTCCTACCTGACCCAATACGGCGGCCGCGGCCAGCTGGAGGACCTGACGCCATATACGAAGAACGGGACGCTCGACGTCAGCTCGATCTCCCCGAACATCATCTCCGCCGGCCAGCTGGACGGCAAGCTGTACGCGATGACGACGGGCGTGAACGCGCTGGCTCACCTGATGGATTTTGAGATGCTGAAGAAGATCGGCGTCGAGCCTCCGAAGAAGGATTGGACCTGGGATGATCTCGAGCAGATCGCCGTCAAGGCCAAAGCGGCCGGCAAGATCATGGGCGGCTACCGCCCGGACGTGTTCTTCGCTTACTATCTGAGAACCGTCGACCAGAAGATGTACAGCGCCGACGGCTCGACGCTCGGCTACACGGACGACAAGCACTTCGTCGACTACTTCAAGCGCCAGCAGAAGTGGTATGAAGCCGGCTACTACCTGACGCTCGATAAGGAAGCACAGAAGAAAGGCACGCCGGAGGACGATGAAGTGACGCTCGGCAACTCGATCACTTCCAACGGCTGGTCGAACCAGTACATCGGTCTCGTCAATGCGGCGAAGCGTCCGCTGGAGCTGCAGCCGATGGTCGGCCCGAACGCCAACAAGGGCATGTTCCTGAAGCCGAGTATGTACCTTTCCGTAACGAAGAGCTCCAAGCACAAGGAAGAAGCGGCGAAGTTCATCGACTTCTTCATCAACGACATCGAAGCGAACAAGATCATCAAGGGCGAGCGCGGCGTACCGGTCTCCTCCAAGGTGAAGGAAGCGCTGAAGCCGCTGCTGAAGCCGGAAGAAGTCAAAGTCTTCGACTACGTGGCGTGGGCTGAGCAGAACTCCTCGCCGATGGATCCTCCGAACCCGATCGGCTCCATCGAGATCGAGAAGCTGCTTAAGGATCTCAATGAGCAGATGATGTACAAGAAAATCACGCCGGAAGACGCGGCCGCGAAATTCCGCAAGGATGCCAACGCGATCCTGGCGAAGAACAAGAAGTAA